The proteins below are encoded in one region of Micromonospora yangpuensis:
- a CDS encoding leucyl aminopeptidase, with translation MTSSSTNLSLVDTDPAELPVDAIVIGLHSQTGEQDATDGPAGTLLLASGAESIAAAFDGRLTETLALLGATGAPGEVIKLATLGTVTAPLVAAVGLGAEPTGAAPAPETLRRAAGAAVRSLAGAARVALTLPLPDDADAPAALRAVAEGALLGGYRFAGYRTRPQPSRREPVAEVLVAVPDAGDAGAQAEVTRAQAVAGAVRLTRDWVNTAPNEKRPPAFAEVVAEAARSAGLGVEVLDEAALAAGGYGGIVAVGQGSEAPPRLVKLTYTPEQGGSGKRVALVGKGITFDTGGISIKPSQGMWEMKSDMAGAAAVGATMLAVAALKPAVAVTGYLPMAENMPSGTSYRPGDVITMYNGKKVEVLNTDAEGRMILADAMARACEDGCDYLFETSTLTGGQVVSLGKRISGVMGTPELCERVRSAGDEVGEPAWPMPLPDDVRKGMDSDVADISQVNAGMDRAGHMLQGGTFLREFVTDEVAWAHIDIAGPSYHTGEPTGHLTKGGTGVPVRTLLALIEDIATHG, from the coding sequence TTGACATCGTCCAGCACCAACCTGAGCCTGGTCGACACCGACCCCGCCGAACTTCCGGTCGACGCGATCGTGATCGGCCTGCACAGCCAGACCGGCGAGCAGGACGCCACCGACGGCCCCGCCGGCACCCTGCTGCTGGCCAGCGGCGCGGAGAGCATCGCCGCCGCGTTCGACGGCCGGCTCACCGAGACCCTGGCGCTGCTCGGCGCGACCGGTGCCCCCGGTGAGGTGATCAAGCTGGCCACCCTGGGCACGGTCACCGCCCCGCTGGTCGCCGCGGTGGGCCTCGGTGCCGAGCCGACCGGGGCCGCTCCGGCGCCGGAGACGCTGCGGCGGGCCGCCGGCGCGGCCGTCCGGTCGTTGGCCGGTGCGGCGCGGGTGGCGCTCACCCTGCCGCTGCCGGACGACGCCGACGCCCCGGCCGCGCTGCGGGCGGTGGCCGAGGGCGCGCTGCTGGGCGGCTACCGCTTCGCCGGCTACCGCACCCGGCCGCAGCCGAGCCGCCGGGAGCCGGTGGCCGAGGTGCTGGTGGCGGTGCCGGACGCCGGTGACGCCGGCGCCCAGGCGGAGGTCACCCGCGCGCAGGCGGTCGCCGGTGCGGTCCGGCTCACCCGGGACTGGGTGAACACCGCGCCGAACGAGAAGCGTCCGCCGGCCTTCGCCGAGGTGGTCGCCGAGGCGGCGCGTTCGGCCGGGCTCGGCGTCGAGGTGCTCGACGAGGCGGCGCTGGCCGCCGGCGGTTACGGCGGCATCGTCGCGGTGGGTCAGGGTTCCGAGGCCCCGCCGCGCCTGGTCAAGCTCACCTACACCCCGGAGCAGGGCGGTTCGGGCAAGCGGGTCGCGCTGGTCGGCAAGGGCATCACCTTCGACACCGGCGGTATCTCCATCAAGCCGTCGCAGGGCATGTGGGAGATGAAGTCGGACATGGCCGGGGCCGCCGCGGTCGGCGCGACCATGCTGGCGGTGGCCGCGCTGAAGCCGGCGGTGGCGGTGACCGGGTACCTGCCGATGGCGGAGAACATGCCCTCGGGCACCTCGTACCGGCCGGGCGACGTGATCACCATGTACAACGGCAAGAAGGTCGAGGTGCTCAACACCGACGCCGAGGGCCGGATGATCCTGGCCGACGCGATGGCGCGGGCCTGCGAGGACGGCTGCGACTACCTCTTCGAGACCTCCACCCTGACCGGCGGTCAGGTGGTGTCGCTCGGCAAGCGGATCTCCGGCGTGATGGGCACGCCGGAGCTGTGCGAGCGGGTCCGCTCCGCCGGCGACGAGGTCGGCGAGCCGGCCTGGCCGATGCCGCTGCCGGACGACGTGCGCAAGGGCATGGACTCCGACGTGGCCGACATCTCCCAGGTCAACGCCGGGATGGACCGGGCCGGGCACATGCTGCAGGGCGGCACGTTCCTGCGCGAGTTCGTCACCGACGAGGTGGCCTGGGCGCACATCGACATCGCCGGGCCGAGCTACCACACCGGCGAGCCGACCGGGCACCTGACCAAGGGCGGCACCGGCGTCCCCGTCCGCACCCTGCTGGCCCTCATCGAGGACATCGCCACCCACGGCTGA
- the lpdA gene encoding dihydrolipoyl dehydrogenase: MPPRSSDATWELSVSEPNDATFDVVILGGGSGGYAAALRAAQLDLKVALIEKGKLGGTCLHNGCIPTKALLHAAEVADQTRESAQFGVQAELVGIDMAGVNSYKDGVVSRLYKGLQGLVGGAKNITFVAGAGKLVGKDTVEVDGKRYTGRNVVLASGSYAKSLPGLEVDGERIITSDHALTLDRVPASAIVLGGGVIGVEFASVWKSFGVDVTIVEALPRLVAAEDEESSKALERAFRKRKINFKVGKPFETVEKTDKGVKLTIKGGETVEAELLLVAVGRGPNTADLGYEEQGVKTDRGYVLTDERLRTSVPNVYAVGDIVPGLQLAHRGFQQGIFVAEEIAGKTPAVIDEVGIPRVTYSEPELASVGLTEAKAKEKYGADKIKTYNYNLGGNGKSQILKTAGFVKLVGVEDGPVVGVHMVGARVGELIGEAQLIYNWEAYPGEVAQLVHAHPTQNEALGEAHLALAGKPLHSHA, from the coding sequence ATGCCCCCTCGTAGCAGCGACGCGACCTGGGAGTTGAGTGTGAGCGAGCCGAACGACGCGACCTTCGACGTTGTCATTCTCGGAGGAGGCAGCGGCGGCTACGCGGCAGCGCTGCGCGCCGCCCAACTGGACCTGAAGGTTGCCCTGATCGAGAAGGGCAAGCTCGGCGGCACCTGCCTGCACAACGGCTGCATCCCGACCAAGGCGCTGCTGCATGCCGCCGAGGTCGCCGACCAGACCCGGGAGTCGGCGCAGTTCGGCGTCCAGGCGGAGCTGGTCGGCATCGACATGGCCGGGGTCAACTCGTACAAGGACGGGGTGGTCTCCCGGCTGTACAAGGGCCTGCAGGGCCTGGTGGGCGGTGCGAAGAACATCACCTTCGTGGCCGGCGCCGGCAAGCTGGTCGGCAAGGACACCGTCGAGGTCGACGGCAAGCGGTACACCGGCCGCAACGTGGTGCTGGCCTCCGGGTCGTACGCCAAGAGCCTGCCGGGCCTGGAGGTGGACGGTGAGCGGATCATCACCAGCGACCACGCGCTGACCCTGGACCGGGTTCCCGCCTCGGCGATCGTGCTCGGCGGCGGCGTGATCGGCGTCGAGTTCGCCAGCGTGTGGAAGTCCTTCGGGGTGGACGTGACGATCGTCGAGGCGCTGCCCCGACTGGTCGCCGCCGAGGACGAGGAGTCCTCCAAGGCGCTGGAGCGGGCCTTCCGCAAGCGGAAGATCAACTTCAAGGTCGGCAAGCCCTTCGAGACCGTCGAGAAGACCGACAAGGGCGTCAAGCTCACCATCAAGGGCGGGGAGACCGTCGAGGCCGAGCTGCTGCTGGTCGCCGTCGGCCGCGGCCCCAACACCGCCGACCTCGGGTACGAGGAGCAGGGCGTCAAGACCGACCGCGGGTACGTGCTGACCGACGAGCGGCTGCGCACCAGCGTGCCGAACGTCTACGCGGTCGGCGACATCGTGCCCGGCCTGCAGCTCGCCCACCGGGGCTTCCAGCAGGGCATCTTCGTCGCCGAGGAGATCGCCGGCAAGACGCCGGCCGTGATCGACGAGGTGGGCATCCCCCGGGTCACCTACTCCGAGCCGGAGCTGGCCTCGGTCGGCCTCACCGAGGCCAAGGCCAAGGAGAAGTACGGCGCTGACAAGATCAAGACCTACAACTACAACCTGGGCGGCAACGGCAAGAGCCAGATCCTCAAGACCGCCGGCTTCGTGAAGCTGGTGGGCGTCGAGGACGGCCCGGTGGTCGGCGTGCACATGGTCGGCGCCCGGGTCGGTGAGCTGATCGGCGAGGCCCAGCTCATCTACAACTGGGAGGCGTACCCGGGCGAGGTCGCGCAGCTCGTGCACGCCCACCCGACGCAGAACGAGGCCCTGGGCGAGGCGCACCTGGCCCTGGCCGGCAAGCCGCTGCACTCGCACGCCTGA